The Thermovirga sp. genome segment GAGGCCCCTGACCTCTCCCTTGGGGGGGACGACCACGTTGAGCCGGCGCCTCTCGCCCTCGATGGTGCAGTAGTGCCCGCTCCGCTCGTACCAGGCCGGCGCCGGCAGGAGCACGTCGGCCAGGTTCACCAGCGGTTGGGCCCAGAAGGGGCATTGGACGACGACGAACTTCGTGCCCGATATAGCGGAAAGGCTCGCCGCGTCCTCCGGGACCAGCCCCGAGGAGTAGACGTAGAGGAAGTCGAGTTTTTTCTCGCCGATCCAGGGCTCCTTCGCCAGGACGGTGTTGATGGTGCCCAGGCTGTTGCCGCTCGATACCAGGGGAACGACGCCGATGCCGTCGTCGAAGAAGGCCCCGCATGCTATGGCCAGGTTCACCGCCGAGGTCACGGCGGCGGGGTTCCTTGAGAGGCACCCCCCCAGGAGGAATACGGGTTTACGGGCAGCCCTGAGCCGCTCGAGGATCCCCTCGATGGTTTCCTCGGGGATGCCTGTCTTCTTCGACAGCCGGGCCATGGCGTCCTGGTCGGACCCGACTTGGCCGCCGCCGGGGACCTTGAAACTCGCCACCAGGTCCACTAGCCCCTGGACAAGGGCCGCGCTCTGCTCCGGCGTCGGGGCGACGGCGTCGATGTCGGTCAGGTCGCCGTAGGGGTTCGGTTTGCAGGAGATGTTCAGCAGGGCGGCCCCGTTCCTGAGGGCGCCCACCCGCATGTAACTGGCTATGACCGGGGCCTCATCGTCCGGTTCGGCCGAGAGGTTGACCAGGCAATCGCTCTCCAGGATGTTATGGGCGGCGGTGAAGGGGCGTACACCCTGCCTGCTGAAGGGCTCAAACCCCTTGACGAAGCCCCTGAGGATGTCGCCGTCGAAGGTGTCGAGGCGCTCCATGCCCAGCCCATCCTTGAAGAGGGATACGAAAAGGGCCAGTTCCTCGTCGGTGCAGAGGCTCGACACCAGGACACCGTCGCTGTCGGCCTCGTGGGCTTTCTTGAACTTCTCGGCCACCAGCCCCAGGGCCTCTTCCCAGTCGGCCTCCCTGTAGTGGGAGCCCTCCCTGATCATGGGGACGGAGATGCGCTCCCTTTCCGAGGACCTAGGCAGGGTCCAGCGGCCCTTCCTGCAAAGCTGGCCGCCGTCGGGTTCGGTGACGGCCGTCCCCTCGACCCTGGCTATGCTGCCCGTCCGGACGTAGACCTTGATGCGGCACCCGACCGGGCAGAGGGGGCAGACGCTCTCGATCACGTCGTCGCAATCCTTCCTCCGCCCGCGGTAGGCGAACTCCCTGAGGGTGATGGTCCCCGTGGGGCAGACCTGCGCGCAGGCGCCGCAGGTGGTGCAGGTGTCGCTCTCCCCCAGCCGGCGCCCCAGGTCGGAGATCACCGTGGCGTTCCAGCCCCTCTTCTGGAGGTCCAGCGTGTGGGTCCCCACCTTCTCGGCGCAGACCCTTATGCAGCGGAGGCAAAGGATGCAGCGGTTGTGGTCTATCTGGATGTCCCTGTGGGTGGCGTCGTTCTCGAACCCCGCGTAGAGGTAGGGGTAGCGGACGCTGTCCATCCCGTGTTCTATGGCCAGGTCCTGGAGTTCGCAGTCGCCGCTCTGGGAGCAGTACATGCAGAAATGGTTCCGCCCGGCGAAGATCAGTTCCAGCATCTGTCTCCGGTATTCCCTCAGTTTTTCCGTCTGGGTGTGCACCACCATGCCGTCCAGGGCAGGGGTGGTGCAGGCCGTCAGCATCTTGGGATTCTTCTCAACCTCGACGACGCACATGCGGCAGGACCCTATGGGGGTCAGCCCCTCGAGGTAGCAGAGGGCGGGGATGTAGACGTCGTTCTTGCGGGCCACTTCCATGATGGTATCCCCCTGGGCCCCTTTGCATGATTTACCGTCAATGATAAGGGTGATATCTTTCATCCTTCTATCCCCCCGCCTATTATTCTTTGGAGACTGCCCCGAAAGGGCAGACTTCCAGGCATGTCCCGCACTTGATGCACTTTTCCTGGTCGATCACATAGGGGGTGTTCCTGTCGCCGGAGATACATTTCACGGGGCAGTTTTTGGCGCAAAGGCCGCACTTCCTGCACTTCTCCGTGTCGATGACGTAGGAGATGAGGGCCTTGCAGACCATAGCGGGGCACTTCTTGTCCCTGATATGGGCCTCGTACTCGTCCCTGAAATACCTCAGGGTCGTGAGGACCGGGTTGGGCGCCGTCTGGCCAAGGCCGCAGAGGGACATCTCCTTTACCATCACGGCCAGGTCTTCCAGTATCTTGAGGTCTTCCATCCGTCCCTTCCCGGAGGAGATCTTGTCGAGGATCAGGAGCATCTGCTTCGTGCCCTCCCGGCAGGGGACGCATTTGCCGCAGGACTCCCTCTGGGTGAACTCGAGGAAGAATTTTGAAACGTCCACCATGCAGGTGTCCTCGTCGATGACCACCAGGCCGCCGGAACCCATGATGGCCCCCGCGGCGGTGAGGGACTCGTAGTCCA includes the following:
- a CDS encoding molybdopterin-dependent oxidoreductase — translated: MKDITLIIDGKSCKGAQGDTIMEVARKNDVYIPALCYLEGLTPIGSCRMCVVEVEKNPKMLTACTTPALDGMVVHTQTEKLREYRRQMLELIFAGRNHFCMYCSQSGDCELQDLAIEHGMDSVRYPYLYAGFENDATHRDIQIDHNRCILCLRCIRVCAEKVGTHTLDLQKRGWNATVISDLGRRLGESDTCTTCGACAQVCPTGTITLREFAYRGRRKDCDDVIESVCPLCPVGCRIKVYVRTGSIARVEGTAVTEPDGGQLCRKGRWTLPRSSERERISVPMIREGSHYREADWEEALGLVAEKFKKAHEADSDGVLVSSLCTDEELALFVSLFKDGLGMERLDTFDGDILRGFVKGFEPFSRQGVRPFTAAHNILESDCLVNLSAEPDDEAPVIASYMRVGALRNGAALLNISCKPNPYGDLTDIDAVAPTPEQSAALVQGLVDLVASFKVPGGGQVGSDQDAMARLSKKTGIPEETIEGILERLRAARKPVFLLGGCLSRNPAAVTSAVNLAIACGAFFDDGIGVVPLVSSGNSLGTINTVLAKEPWIGEKKLDFLYVYSSGLVPEDAASLSAISGTKFVVVQCPFWAQPLVNLADVLLPAPAWYERSGHYCTIEGERRRLNVVVPPKGEVRGLASILKDLAAGLGVQPGRPEGSPCENVYASEKPPTEARMVLLEEVRN